From one Streptomyces sp. N50 genomic stretch:
- a CDS encoding saccharopine dehydrogenase family protein: MSRLNRTDRPYDIVLFGATGFVGVLTAEYLAAHAPEGLRWAIAGRDELKLKRLRERLPAGTSVGVLRADVSDPASLRELAEHARVVATTVGPYVTYGEDLVAACAEAGTDYLDLSGEPEFVDLTYVRHDARARETGARLVHCAGFDSIPHDLGAYFTVRQLPEGVPLTVDGFVTADAMFSGGTFATALTQLGRGRQVLAAARERRRHEPRLVGRRAGAPMGAPRFAGEVGSWAVPLPTIDPQVVQRSARALDRYGPDFRYRHYAAVRHLPVALGGVTAVGALATAAQLPPARRWLSDRLKPGDGPSPEKRAKSWFSVKFVGEGGGRRVFTEVAGGDPGYDETAKMFAESALSLALDELPPTAGQVTTAVAMGDALIERLRSAGITFRVAANR; this comes from the coding sequence ATGAGCAGGCTGAACAGGACGGACCGTCCCTACGACATCGTGCTCTTCGGAGCCACGGGCTTCGTCGGCGTGCTCACCGCGGAGTATCTCGCCGCGCACGCGCCCGAGGGCCTGCGCTGGGCGATCGCCGGCCGCGACGAACTCAAACTGAAGCGCCTGCGCGAACGGCTCCCCGCCGGCACGTCGGTCGGCGTGCTCCGCGCCGACGTCTCCGACCCGGCCTCCCTGCGCGAACTCGCCGAGCACGCGCGCGTGGTGGCCACGACGGTCGGCCCCTACGTCACCTACGGCGAGGACCTCGTCGCCGCCTGCGCGGAGGCCGGCACGGACTATCTCGACCTCAGCGGCGAGCCGGAGTTCGTCGACCTGACGTACGTCCGCCACGACGCACGCGCGCGTGAGACCGGCGCACGGCTGGTGCACTGCGCGGGCTTCGACTCGATCCCGCACGACCTGGGGGCGTACTTCACGGTGCGGCAGCTGCCGGAGGGGGTACCCCTGACGGTGGACGGCTTCGTGACCGCCGACGCGATGTTCTCCGGCGGCACGTTCGCCACGGCGCTGACCCAACTCGGGCGCGGCCGACAGGTGTTGGCCGCCGCCCGGGAGCGCCGCCGCCACGAACCGCGTCTTGTGGGCCGCCGGGCCGGCGCGCCCATGGGGGCACCGCGGTTCGCCGGGGAGGTCGGCTCCTGGGCGGTGCCCCTGCCGACCATCGACCCGCAGGTCGTCCAACGATCCGCGAGGGCCCTGGACCGCTACGGCCCCGACTTCCGCTACCGCCACTACGCGGCCGTACGCCACCTCCCCGTGGCGCTCGGCGGGGTCACGGCGGTCGGCGCCCTGGCCACGGCCGCCCAACTCCCGCCCGCCCGGCGCTGGTTGTCCGACCGCCTCAAGCCCGGCGACGGACCGAGCCCGGAGAAGCGCGCGAAGAGCTGGTTCTCCGTGAAGTTCGTCGGCGAGGGCGGCGGCCGCCGGGTCTTCACGGAGGTCGCGGGCGGCGACCCCGGCTACGACGAGACGGCGAAGATGTTCGCCGAGTCGGCCCTCTCCCTGGCCCTCGACGAACTCCCGCCCACAGCAGGCCAGGTGACGACGGCGGTGGCGATGGGCGACGCGCTCATCGAGCGGCTGCGGAGCGCGGGCAT
- a CDS encoding MmcQ/YjbR family DNA-binding protein: MAVDRNALKKRAKVREFALGLPGAVEEFPWGESVAKVNKKVFVFLGVDDGSHPPGMTVKLTDEAAHAHALTAPGAEPAGYGLGKAGWVHIPLAEQGAPAAELLCDWVEESYRAIAPKRLMAELDEQGRGRP; the protein is encoded by the coding sequence GTGGCCGTGGACAGGAACGCCCTGAAGAAGCGGGCGAAAGTACGCGAGTTCGCCCTTGGGCTGCCGGGTGCCGTCGAAGAGTTCCCGTGGGGCGAGAGTGTCGCCAAGGTCAACAAGAAGGTGTTCGTCTTCCTCGGTGTCGACGACGGCAGTCACCCGCCAGGCATGACGGTCAAGCTCACCGACGAGGCGGCCCACGCCCACGCGCTCACCGCACCCGGCGCCGAACCCGCCGGATACGGGCTCGGCAAGGCGGGTTGGGTGCACATCCCCCTCGCCGAGCAGGGCGCCCCGGCCGCCGAGCTGCTGTGCGACTGGGTGGAGGAGAGCTACCGCGCGATCGCCCCGAAGCGCCTGATGGCCGAGCTGGACGAGCAGGGCCGCGGCCGGCCGTGA
- a CDS encoding CaiB/BaiF CoA-transferase family protein has translation MTAATTPGHGPLSGVRVVELAGIGPGPFAAMLLADLGADVVRVDRPGGPALGVAPDYDVTNRNKRSVLVDLKAPDGPARVLDLVARADILIEGNRPGVTERLGVGPEPCLARNPRLVYGRMTGWGQDGPLAERAGHDIAYIALTGTLGMIGSPGEPPPAPANLLGDYAGGALYLVVGVLAALHHARVTGTGQVVDAAIVDGTAHLSAMIHGMLAAGGWQDRRAANLLDGGCPYYGTYETADGRHMAVGALEPRFYDEFTRLLGLADFADARRDWTRWGELREAVAARFRSRTRDEWTAVFAGTDACVAPVLSLREAPHHPHLAARGTFTEHGGITQPAPAPRFSATPTSVRGGPALPGADTSGVARDWDVPGLVDAVEDSRRAVDDLHRAVENPH, from the coding sequence ATGACAGCGGCAACGACGCCCGGGCACGGCCCGCTCTCCGGCGTGCGCGTCGTCGAGCTGGCCGGGATCGGCCCCGGCCCCTTCGCGGCCATGCTCCTCGCCGACCTGGGCGCCGACGTCGTCCGCGTCGACCGGCCCGGCGGTCCCGCACTCGGCGTCGCCCCCGATTACGACGTCACCAACCGCAACAAGCGCTCGGTCCTCGTCGACCTGAAGGCGCCCGACGGCCCCGCGCGCGTGCTCGACCTCGTCGCCCGCGCCGACATCCTCATCGAGGGCAACCGCCCGGGCGTCACCGAGCGCCTCGGGGTCGGCCCCGAGCCCTGCCTCGCCCGCAACCCCCGCCTGGTCTACGGCCGGATGACCGGCTGGGGCCAGGACGGCCCCCTCGCCGAGCGTGCCGGGCACGACATCGCGTACATCGCGCTGACCGGCACCCTGGGCATGATCGGCAGCCCCGGGGAGCCCCCGCCGGCCCCCGCCAACCTGCTCGGCGACTACGCGGGCGGCGCGCTCTACCTCGTCGTCGGCGTCCTCGCCGCCCTGCACCACGCGCGCGTGACCGGCACCGGCCAGGTCGTCGACGCGGCCATCGTCGACGGCACCGCCCATCTCTCCGCGATGATCCACGGCATGCTCGCCGCCGGCGGCTGGCAGGACCGGCGCGCGGCCAACCTCCTCGACGGCGGCTGCCCGTACTACGGCACCTACGAGACCGCCGACGGCAGGCACATGGCGGTGGGCGCTCTGGAGCCGCGGTTCTACGACGAGTTCACGCGCCTGCTCGGCCTCGCCGACTTCGCCGACGCCCGCCGGGACTGGACCCGTTGGGGCGAACTGCGCGAGGCGGTCGCGGCCCGCTTCCGGAGCCGTACGCGGGACGAGTGGACCGCCGTCTTCGCGGGCACGGACGCGTGCGTGGCGCCCGTGCTGTCGCTGCGCGAGGCCCCGCACCATCCGCACCTCGCCGCGCGCGGCACGTTCACCGAGCACGGCGGGATCACCCAGCCCGCCCCCGCACCCCGGTTCTCCGCCACGCCCACCTCGGTGCGCGGCGGACCCGCCCTGCCCGGCGCCGACACCTCCGGCGTGGCCCGCGACTGGGACGTCCCCGGACTCGTCGACGCCGTAGAAGACTCCCGTCGAGCCGTGGATGATCTTCATCGAGCCGTCGAAAACCCTCATTGA
- a CDS encoding acetyl-CoA C-acetyltransferase, translating to MSTEAYVYDAIRTPRGRGKANGSLHGTKPIDLVVGLIHELRDRFPDLDPAAIDDIVLGVVGPVGDQGSDIARIAAVAAGLPDTVAGVQENRFCASGLEAVNMAAAKVRSGWEDLVLAGGVESMSRVPMASDGGAWFNDPMTNLAVNFVPQGIGADLIATIEGFSRRDVDEYAALSQERAATAWKEGRFDRSVVPVLDRSGLVVLDQDEHLRPGTTADSLARLKPSFADIGELGGFDAVALQKYHWVEKIDHVHHAGNSSGIVDGASLVAIGSKEVGDRYGLTPRARIVSAAVSGSEPTIMLTGPAPATRKALAKAGLTIDDIDLVEINEAFAAVVLRFVRDMGLTLDKVNVNGGAIALGHPLGATGAIILGTLVDELERQDKRYGLATLCVGGGMGIATIVERV from the coding sequence GTGAGCACCGAAGCGTATGTCTACGACGCGATCCGCACCCCGCGCGGGCGCGGCAAGGCGAATGGATCCCTGCACGGCACGAAGCCCATCGACCTGGTCGTCGGACTCATCCACGAACTCCGTGACCGCTTCCCGGACCTGGACCCGGCCGCGATCGACGACATCGTCCTCGGGGTCGTCGGCCCGGTCGGCGACCAGGGTTCCGACATCGCCCGGATCGCCGCCGTGGCCGCCGGACTGCCGGACACGGTGGCCGGAGTGCAGGAGAACCGCTTCTGTGCCTCGGGCCTCGAAGCCGTCAACATGGCCGCCGCCAAGGTGCGTTCGGGCTGGGAGGACCTCGTCCTCGCCGGTGGCGTCGAGTCGATGTCCCGGGTGCCGATGGCCTCGGACGGCGGCGCCTGGTTCAACGACCCGATGACGAACCTCGCCGTCAACTTCGTACCGCAGGGCATCGGCGCCGACCTGATCGCCACGATCGAGGGATTCTCCCGGCGCGACGTGGACGAGTACGCGGCGCTCTCGCAGGAGCGCGCGGCCACCGCCTGGAAGGAGGGCCGCTTCGACCGGTCCGTCGTCCCGGTCCTGGACCGCAGCGGCCTCGTGGTCCTCGACCAGGACGAGCACCTGCGCCCCGGCACCACCGCCGACTCCCTCGCCAGGCTGAAGCCGTCCTTCGCGGACATCGGCGAACTCGGCGGCTTCGACGCCGTGGCCCTGCAGAAGTACCACTGGGTCGAGAAGATCGACCACGTCCACCACGCGGGCAACTCCTCCGGCATCGTCGACGGCGCCTCCCTCGTCGCCATCGGCTCCAAGGAGGTCGGCGACCGCTACGGCCTCACCCCGCGCGCGCGGATCGTCTCCGCGGCCGTCTCCGGCTCCGAGCCCACCATCATGCTCACCGGGCCCGCCCCGGCCACCCGCAAGGCCCTCGCCAAGGCCGGGCTGACCATCGACGACATCGACCTCGTCGAGATCAACGAGGCCTTCGCCGCGGTCGTCCTGCGCTTCGTACGCGACATGGGCCTCACCCTGGACAAGGTCAACGTCAACGGCGGCGCGATCGCGCTGGGCCACCCGCTCGGCGCGACCGGCGCGATCATCCTCGGCACGCTCGTCGACGAACTGGAGCGCCAGGACAAGCGCTACGGCCTCGCCACGCTGTGCGTGGGCGGCGGCATGGGCATCGCCACGATCGTCGAGCGCGTCTGA
- a CDS encoding 3-hydroxyacyl-CoA dehydrogenase NAD-binding domain-containing protein — MTESTTIRWEQDDTGVVTLVLDDPDQSANTMNAAFRDSLAAITERLETEQDSIRGIIVTSAKKTFFAGGDLRDLIRVTPDTAQELLDGGLAIKRNLRRIETLGKPVVAAINGAALGGGYELALACHHRVALDAPGSKIGCPEVTLGLLPGGGGIVRTVRLLGITDALLKVLLQGTQYSPRRAQENGLVHEVATTPDELIAKARAFIDANPQSQQPWDKPGYRIPGGTPANPKFAANLPAFPASLRKQTNGAPYPAPRNILAAAVEGAQVDFETAQVIEARYFVELAAGQTSKNMIQAFFFDLQAVNSGANRPQGIASRPVRKVAVLGAGMMGAGIAYSCARAGIDVVLKDVTAEAAAKGKAYSEKLCAKAVSRGRTTQEKADVLLARITATADPQQLAGCDAVIEAVFEDTSLKHKVFQEIQHIVEPDALLCSNTSTLPITALAEGVERQVDFIGLHFFSPVDKMPLVEIIKGERTGDEALARAFDLVRQIKKTPIVVNDSRGFFTSRVIGQFINEGVAMVGEGIEPASIEQAAAQAGYPAKVLSLMDELTLTLPRKIRNESKRAVEEAGGTWPGHPAEAVIDRMVDEFGRPGRSGGAGFYDYDENGRRAGLWPGLREHFTREGAESPSETVPFEDMQERMLFSEALDTVKLLEEGVLTSVADANIGSIFGIGFPGWTGGVLQYINGYEGGLPGFVARARALAERYGERFTPPALLVEKAEKGERFSDAA, encoded by the coding sequence ATGACCGAGAGCACCACCATCCGCTGGGAACAGGACGACACCGGCGTCGTCACCCTCGTCCTCGACGACCCGGACCAGTCCGCGAACACCATGAACGCGGCCTTCCGGGACTCCCTCGCCGCGATCACCGAGCGCCTGGAGACCGAGCAGGACTCCATCCGCGGCATCATCGTCACCTCCGCCAAGAAGACCTTCTTCGCCGGCGGCGACCTGCGCGACCTCATCCGCGTAACCCCGGACACCGCCCAGGAGTTGCTCGACGGCGGCCTCGCCATCAAGCGGAACCTGCGCCGTATCGAGACCCTCGGCAAGCCGGTCGTCGCCGCGATCAACGGCGCGGCCCTGGGCGGCGGTTACGAACTCGCCCTCGCCTGCCACCACCGGGTCGCCCTCGACGCGCCCGGCTCGAAGATCGGCTGCCCGGAGGTCACCCTCGGCCTGCTCCCCGGAGGCGGCGGAATCGTCCGAACGGTACGGCTGTTGGGCATCACCGACGCGCTGCTGAAGGTGCTGCTCCAGGGCACCCAGTACAGCCCGCGCCGTGCCCAGGAGAACGGTCTCGTCCACGAAGTGGCCACCACCCCGGACGAGTTGATCGCCAAGGCCCGTGCCTTCATCGACGCCAATCCGCAGTCGCAGCAGCCCTGGGACAAGCCCGGCTACCGCATCCCGGGCGGCACTCCGGCCAACCCCAAGTTCGCGGCCAACCTGCCCGCCTTCCCGGCCTCCCTGCGCAAGCAGACCAACGGCGCGCCCTACCCGGCCCCGCGCAACATCCTCGCCGCCGCCGTCGAGGGCGCCCAGGTCGACTTCGAGACCGCGCAGGTGATCGAGGCCCGTTACTTCGTGGAGCTGGCGGCGGGCCAGACCTCGAAGAACATGATCCAGGCGTTCTTCTTCGACCTCCAGGCCGTCAACTCCGGCGCCAACCGCCCCCAGGGCATCGCGTCGCGCCCGGTCCGCAAGGTCGCCGTCCTGGGCGCCGGGATGATGGGTGCGGGCATCGCCTACTCGTGCGCCCGCGCGGGCATCGACGTCGTCCTGAAGGACGTGACCGCGGAGGCCGCGGCCAAGGGCAAGGCGTACTCCGAGAAGCTCTGCGCCAAGGCCGTCTCCCGCGGTCGTACGACACAGGAGAAGGCGGACGTGCTGCTCGCCCGCATCACCGCCACCGCCGACCCGCAGCAACTCGCGGGCTGCGACGCGGTGATCGAGGCCGTCTTCGAGGACACCTCGCTCAAGCACAAGGTGTTCCAGGAGATCCAGCACATCGTCGAGCCCGACGCGCTGCTGTGCTCCAACACCTCCACCCTCCCGATCACCGCCCTCGCCGAAGGCGTGGAGCGGCAGGTCGACTTCATCGGGCTGCACTTCTTCTCGCCGGTCGACAAGATGCCCCTCGTCGAGATCATCAAGGGCGAGCGCACCGGCGACGAGGCGCTCGCGCGCGCCTTCGACCTGGTCCGGCAGATCAAGAAGACACCGATCGTCGTCAACGACTCGCGCGGCTTCTTCACCTCACGGGTGATCGGCCAGTTCATCAACGAGGGCGTCGCGATGGTCGGCGAGGGCATCGAGCCCGCGTCCATCGAGCAGGCCGCGGCGCAGGCCGGTTACCCGGCCAAGGTCCTTTCCCTGATGGACGAGTTGACGCTCACGCTCCCGCGCAAGATCCGCAACGAGTCCAAGCGGGCGGTGGAAGAAGCGGGCGGCACCTGGCCCGGCCACCCCGCCGAGGCCGTCATCGACCGCATGGTCGACGAGTTCGGCCGCCCCGGACGCAGCGGCGGCGCGGGCTTCTACGACTACGACGAGAACGGCAGGCGCGCCGGGCTGTGGCCGGGCCTGCGCGAGCACTTCACCCGTGAAGGCGCCGAGAGCCCCTCCGAGACCGTGCCGTTCGAGGACATGCAGGAACGCATGTTGTTCTCCGAGGCGCTCGACACGGTCAAGCTCCTGGAGGAGGGCGTCCTGACGTCCGTCGCGGACGCCAACATCGGGTCCATCTTCGGGATCGGATTCCCCGGCTGGACCGGCGGCGTCCTCCAGTACATCAACGGCTACGAGGGCGGCCTGCCCGGCTTCGTGGCACGCGCGCGTGCGCTCGCCGAGCGCTACGGGGAGCGGTTCACGCCGCCCGCGCTGCTCGTGGAGAAGGCGGAGAAGGGGGAGCGCTTCAGCGACGCGGCCTGA
- a CDS encoding MerR family transcriptional regulator, translating to MTIDAATDTAAEEPMLTIDELAARAGTTVRTVRFYSTKGLLPAPVIGARRVGHYGQEHLSRLALIEELQHQGMTLAAIERYLGQLPPDLSAHDLAIHRAVVASWAPDAVETLDRAELERRAGRALDEEDVERLVAMDVIALDEGTFRVDSGLLRLGVRLLDVPVSQEAILASRNILIEHSRAAAHELSQVFRGEVSQRAAQDVRSLSAHMQPLVVQALLTTFQRSLREELREWLKESPEDRDS from the coding sequence ATGACGATCGATGCCGCGACCGACACCGCCGCCGAGGAGCCGATGCTCACGATCGACGAACTGGCCGCGCGGGCCGGTACCACGGTCCGCACGGTCCGGTTCTACAGCACCAAGGGGCTGCTCCCGGCGCCGGTGATCGGGGCGCGGCGGGTCGGGCACTACGGGCAGGAGCACCTGTCCCGGCTCGCGCTGATCGAGGAGTTGCAGCACCAGGGCATGACGCTCGCCGCGATCGAGCGCTACCTGGGCCAGCTGCCGCCGGATCTCAGCGCGCACGACCTCGCGATCCATCGCGCGGTGGTCGCGTCGTGGGCGCCGGACGCCGTGGAGACCCTGGACCGCGCGGAGTTGGAGCGGCGGGCGGGCCGGGCGCTCGACGAGGAGGACGTCGAGCGGCTGGTGGCGATGGACGTGATCGCCCTCGACGAGGGCACCTTCCGCGTCGACTCCGGGCTGCTGCGCCTCGGCGTACGACTCCTCGACGTCCCGGTGTCCCAGGAGGCGATCCTCGCGTCCCGGAACATCCTGATCGAGCACTCCCGGGCGGCGGCCCACGAGTTGTCGCAGGTGTTCCGCGGGGAGGTGTCCCAACGGGCCGCGCAGGACGTGAGGTCGCTGTCCGCGCACATGCAACCTCTGGTCGTGCAGGCCCTTCTGACGACTTTTCAGCGGTCGCTGCGCGAGGAACTCCGCGAGTGGCTCAAGGAGTCGCCGGAGGACCGGGACAGCTGA
- a CDS encoding macro domain-containing protein yields MGEIKYVRGDATVPSVKGVKVIAHVCNDIGGWGKGFVLAVSRRWPEPEKAYRSWHRDRAANDFGLGAVQLVQVERQVWVANMIGQRGIRTGSKGVPVRYEAIGTALGVLAERAAELGASVHMPRIGCGLAGGKWSRVEPLITERLVRRGIAVTVYDHGE; encoded by the coding sequence ATGGGGGAGATCAAGTATGTCCGGGGTGACGCGACCGTTCCGTCGGTCAAGGGCGTCAAGGTGATCGCGCATGTCTGCAACGACATCGGGGGCTGGGGAAAGGGCTTCGTCCTGGCGGTGTCGCGCCGCTGGCCGGAACCGGAGAAGGCGTACCGGTCCTGGCACCGGGACCGCGCGGCCAACGACTTCGGCCTGGGCGCCGTCCAGCTCGTCCAGGTGGAGCGCCAGGTGTGGGTCGCCAACATGATCGGCCAGCGCGGGATACGCACGGGCAGCAAGGGCGTCCCCGTGCGCTACGAGGCGATCGGCACGGCGCTGGGTGTGCTGGCCGAGCGCGCGGCCGAGCTCGGCGCGTCCGTCCACATGCCCCGCATCGGGTGCGGCCTCGCGGGCGGCAAGTGGTCACGGGTCGAACCGCTGATCACCGAGCGGCTGGTGCGGCGGGGGATCGCGGTGACGGTGTACGACCACGGGGAATGA
- a CDS encoding adenosine kinase — protein sequence MSRDIDVLVLGGAGVDTIVHVPELPLPYADSYMIDPGIRTRAGQTGDFVALGLSALGLRTHHLDTLGADPEGDLVRALHRDHGIPLTEVPQPAGTKRAVNLVGPDGRRLSLYDATRAHPDDRLPEPAVRALATRSRHAHVSITQPCAQALPLLRESGTTISTDLHNWDGENPYQEEFALAADIVFLSTTALTGDPGRTMRGIAERGRAELVVATAGAEGAYLLADDELTHIPTVTPRKPVVDSNGAGDAFASAFLFGRLSGEPPQRCARYGAVAGAYACTVPSTEIDAIGRDELLVQVAELEASTAGAPH from the coding sequence ATGAGTCGTGACATCGACGTCCTCGTCCTGGGCGGCGCTGGCGTGGACACCATCGTCCACGTCCCCGAACTACCGCTCCCGTACGCCGACAGCTACATGATCGACCCCGGCATCCGCACCCGCGCCGGACAGACCGGCGACTTCGTGGCCCTCGGGCTCAGCGCGCTCGGCCTGCGCACCCACCACCTCGACACGCTCGGCGCCGACCCCGAGGGCGACCTGGTCCGCGCGCTGCACCGCGACCACGGCATCCCGCTCACCGAAGTCCCGCAACCCGCAGGCACCAAGCGCGCGGTCAACCTCGTGGGCCCCGACGGCCGGCGCCTCTCCCTCTACGACGCGACCCGCGCCCACCCCGACGACCGCCTCCCGGAACCCGCGGTCCGCGCCCTCGCCACGAGGAGCCGCCACGCCCACGTCTCCATCACCCAGCCCTGCGCCCAAGCCCTCCCGCTGCTGCGCGAGTCCGGCACGACGATCTCGACGGACCTGCACAACTGGGACGGCGAGAACCCGTACCAGGAGGAGTTCGCCCTCGCGGCCGACATCGTCTTCCTGTCCACCACCGCGTTGACCGGCGACCCCGGGCGCACGATGCGCGGCATCGCCGAGCGGGGCCGGGCCGAATTGGTCGTCGCCACGGCCGGAGCGGAGGGCGCGTATCTGCTGGCCGACGACGAGCTGACCCACATCCCGACCGTCACGCCCCGGAAGCCGGTCGTCGACTCGAACGGCGCGGGCGACGCCTTCGCCTCCGCGTTCCTCTTCGGCCGGCTGAGCGGAGAGCCCCCGCAGCGATGCGCCCGGTACGGCGCGGTCGCCGGGGCGTACGCGTGCACGGTGCCCTCGACGGAGATCGACGCGATCGGCCGGGACGAACTCCTCGTACAGGTCGCGGAGTTGGAGGCCTCGACGGCAGGTGCGCCGCACTAG
- a CDS encoding TioE family transcriptional regulator, producing MKRNPQSAGRLRPVDLARRHGLSTQVVRNYEAAGILPPAERTAHGYRTYTPRHAQALHAFLALMPGHGHQTATAVMRAVNRDAVEDALRLIDESHAQLLDDRRTLQAVEAALRDLRPVPEEPGDTFVGPLARRLGIRPATLRAWERAGLVQPRRDPRTGYRVYGPADVRDALLAHQLRRGGYLLDQVAPLIAQVRSAGGVAPLESTLRDWQARLSARGRALLTGAAALDAYLGGPPVTGDGTSTRTTASSTAD from the coding sequence GTGAAGCGAAACCCTCAAAGCGCTGGTCGGCTGCGGCCCGTCGACCTGGCACGTCGGCACGGTCTGTCGACGCAGGTGGTCCGCAACTACGAAGCGGCCGGGATCCTTCCGCCCGCCGAACGCACCGCGCACGGCTACCGCACCTACACGCCCCGGCACGCTCAGGCCCTGCACGCGTTTCTCGCGCTCATGCCGGGACACGGCCACCAGACGGCGACAGCGGTCATGCGGGCGGTCAACCGTGACGCCGTCGAGGACGCGCTTCGGCTCATCGACGAGAGTCACGCGCAGCTTCTCGACGACCGCCGCACCCTCCAGGCCGTCGAGGCCGCCCTTCGCGACCTCCGGCCCGTGCCGGAGGAACCCGGCGACACGTTCGTCGGCCCGCTCGCGAGAAGGCTCGGCATCCGCCCGGCCACTCTGCGCGCCTGGGAGCGCGCCGGCCTGGTCCAGCCGCGCCGCGACCCGCGGACGGGCTACCGGGTCTACGGCCCCGCCGACGTGCGCGACGCCCTGCTGGCCCACCAACTCAGGCGGGGCGGCTACCTGCTCGACCAGGTCGCCCCGCTGATCGCCCAGGTCCGTTCGGCCGGCGGCGTCGCACCGCTGGAGTCGACCCTGCGCGACTGGCAGGCCCGCCTCTCGGCCCGAGGCCGCGCTCTGCTCACCGGCGCCGCCGCACTGGACGCCTACCTCGGCGGTCCACCGGTGACCGGAGACGGGACGAGTACCCGCACCACCGCCTCGTCGACCGCGGACTAG
- a CDS encoding erythromycin esterase family protein, whose protein sequence is MTPGIADAVHTVDPAAVMGLLPARPRLLALGEPTHGEDMLLDVRNELFRHLVEQEGYRTIAIESDCLMGLVVDDYVTSGTGTLDEVMDHGFSHGWGAFGPNRELVRWMRAYNDGRPGSERVRFAGFDGPLEITGAASPRQALTALHTYLAARVDPALLPRTAETLGELLGADDRWTDTAVMTDPSRSVGQTSEAGRLRLLADDLVALLDTQTPHLVATSTPDEWHRARLYGRTAVGLLRYHSSMADPSPSRMARLIAQRDAMMAANLLALADRTPTLVHAHNGHLQRNRSTMRMGGPPVEWWSAGAIVAAGLGEEYAFLATALGTIPHQGVGAPPPDTMEGLLYALPQERFLVDAGRLADALADAMPAPRVSPWYGYAPLDPAHLAGNDGIVFVKDTASGNR, encoded by the coding sequence ATGACTCCTGGGATCGCAGATGCCGTCCACACCGTCGACCCCGCCGCCGTCATGGGACTGCTTCCGGCCAGGCCGCGGCTGCTCGCCCTGGGGGAGCCCACCCACGGCGAGGACATGCTGCTCGACGTGCGCAACGAACTCTTCCGCCACCTCGTCGAGCAGGAGGGCTACCGGACGATCGCCATCGAGAGCGACTGCCTGATGGGCCTGGTCGTCGACGACTACGTCACCTCGGGCACCGGCACCCTCGACGAGGTCATGGACCACGGCTTCAGCCACGGGTGGGGCGCGTTCGGGCCCAACCGCGAACTGGTGCGCTGGATGCGCGCGTACAACGACGGCCGGCCCGGGTCCGAGCGGGTGCGGTTCGCCGGTTTCGACGGCCCGCTGGAGATCACCGGCGCCGCGAGCCCGAGGCAGGCCCTCACCGCACTCCACACCTACCTCGCCGCCAGGGTCGACCCCGCCCTCCTTCCCCGCACGGCGGAGACCCTCGGCGAACTGCTCGGCGCCGACGACCGGTGGACCGACACCGCCGTGATGACGGACCCGTCCCGGTCTGTCGGGCAGACTTCCGAAGCCGGTCGACTCCGCCTGCTCGCGGACGACTTGGTGGCCCTGCTCGACACACAGACACCGCACCTGGTCGCGACGTCCACACCGGACGAGTGGCACCGGGCGCGCCTGTACGGGCGTACCGCCGTCGGACTGCTGCGCTACCACTCCTCGATGGCCGACCCGTCACCGAGCCGCATGGCACGGCTGATCGCCCAGCGCGACGCGATGATGGCCGCCAACCTGCTCGCCCTCGCCGACCGGACCCCGACGCTGGTGCACGCCCACAACGGCCACCTCCAGCGGAACAGGAGCACGATGCGGATGGGCGGCCCGCCGGTGGAGTGGTGGAGCGCCGGCGCGATCGTCGCCGCCGGCCTGGGTGAGGAGTACGCCTTCCTGGCCACGGCCCTCGGCACGATCCCCCACCAGGGGGTCGGCGCCCCGCCCCCGGACACCATGGAGGGGCTGCTGTACGCGCTCCCGCAGGAGCGCTTCCTCGTCGACGCCGGCCGACTGGCCGACGCGCTCGCCGACGCGATGCCCGCGCCTCGCGTGTCCCCTTGGTACGGCTACGCCCCGCTGGACCCGGCGCACCTAGCGGGCAACGACGGGATCGTGTTCGTCAAGGACACGGCGTCCGGCAACCGCTGA